The following proteins are co-located in the Caloenas nicobarica isolate bCalNic1 chromosome 33, bCalNic1.hap1, whole genome shotgun sequence genome:
- the HOXC12 gene encoding homeobox protein Hox-C12, producing the protein MGEHNLLNPGFVGPLVNIHTGDTFYFPNFRASGGQLPGLPSLSYPRRDNVCSLPWASSEPCNGYPQPYLSSPVSINPSFGRACDLARVEESKCYYRETCSEPSGLKREERGRDSGLLPLESSLPNGMGGNFSKYDYPSSEAVPHDPPSCQSLESDSSSSLLNEGNKGTTGEAGGLVSPLNQGSTLGTGGAPWYPMHTRSRKKRKPYSKLQLAELEGEFMVNEFITRQRRRELSDRLNLSDQQVKIWFQNRRMKKKRLLLREQALSFF; encoded by the exons ATGGGCGAGCACAACCTCCTTAATCCCGGCTTTGTGGGACCTCTGGTGAACATCCACACGGGAGACACCTTCTACTTCCCGAATTTTCGTGCCTCCGGAGGGCAGCTGCCCGGTTTGCCTTCCCTCTCCTACCCCCGGCGGGATAACGTCTGCTCCCTCCCCTGGGCATCCTCGGAACCCTGCAACGGGTACCCCCAACCCTACCTGAGCAGCCCCGTCTCCATTAACCCTTCCTTCGGTCGAGCCTGCGATCTCGCCCGggtggaggaaagcaaatgttatTACCGGGAAACCTGCTCCGAACCCAGCGGGCTcaagagggaggagaggggtcGGGACAGTGGCTTGCTGCCCCTCGAATCCAGCCTCCCCAATGGCATGGGGGGCAATTTCAGCAAATATGACTATCCGAGCAGCGAGGCGGTGCCCCACGACCCTCCGTCCTGCCAGTCTTTGGAGTCAGACTCCAGCTCTTCTTTGCTCAATGAAGGGAATAAAGGCACGACCGGAGAAGCGGGGGGTTTGGTGTCCCCCCTGAACCAAGGCAGCACTTTAGGCACCGGTG GTGCTCCTTGGTACCCGATGCACACACGGTCCCGGAAAAAACGAAAACCCTATTCCaagctgcagctggcagagctggaaggGGAGTTTATGGTCAATGAATTCATTACTCGCCAAAGAAGGAGGGAGCTCTCGGACCGATTAAACCTGAGCGACCAGCAGGTGAAGATCTGGTTCCAGAACCGGcgtatgaaaaagaaaagactcCTCCTGAGAGAGCAagccctttctttcttttaa